One window of the Zymoseptoria tritici IPO323 chromosome 12, whole genome shotgun sequence genome contains the following:
- a CDS encoding 60S acidic ribosomal protein P1: protein MSTSELASSYAALILADDGVEITADKLQSLISAAKVADVEPIWTSLFAKALEGKDVKELLLNVGSGGGAAPAAGGAAPAAAGGAAEAAPEAAKEEEKEESDEDMGFGLFD from the exons ATGTCGACCTCCGAGCTCGCTTCCTCCTACGCGGCCCTCATCCTCGCGGATGACGGTGTCGAAATCACC GCCGACAAGCTCCAATCcctcatctccgccgccaaaGTCGCCGACGTCGAGCCCATCTGGACCTCTCTCTTCGCCAAGGCCCTCGAGGGCAAGGACGTCAAGGAGCTGCTCTTGAACGTCGGATCCGGAGGTGGTGCCGCTCCCGCCGCTGGTGGTGCCGCGCCCGCCGCTGCTGGTGGTGCCGCCGAGGCTGCGCCTGAGGCTGCtaaggaggagg agaaggaggagtccGACGAGGACATGGGCTTCGGTCTCTTCGACTAA
- a CDS encoding uncharacterized protein (Probable conserved secreted small (197aa) peptide. Homology with hypothetical peptides from Chaetomium globosum and Neurospora crassa): MKSTIAGTAAALLALSSSVAAQTTQSAPFRLVISSSVKAVDGKVLSACHEGAAIEGLCISDPAGSTFQFNTTTGQSESNVGTITYKLDAGTVQPSYGLTFFYSPSSTLAHAQFGGIGQDQQFGFDKDNKLHVPTYYDESVYPPKSLGSSKSEYHWYFCNYNYAGYGYQSLNWAVGDVKPKNPTCAKVDVVRRYSAAY; the protein is encoded by the exons ATGAAGTCCACCATTGCCGGCACAGCAGCAGCCCTGCTCGCTCTCAGCAGCTCCGTTGCAGCTCAGACGACCCAGTCTGCACCTTTCAGGCTCGTAATCTCCAGCTCGGTCAAGGCCGTCGACGGCAAGGTCCTCAGCGCCTGTCATGAAGGCGCCGCGATCGAGGGTCTTTGCATCTCCGATCCTGCAGGCTCGACCTTTCAGTTCAACACCACGACCGGCCAAAGCGAGTCGAACGTCGGCACAATCACCTATAAACTCGATGCCGGAACTGTTCAAC CATCGTACGGCCTCACCTTCTTCTACTCGCCGTCTTCCACCTTGGCTCATGCCCAATTTGGCGGCATCGGTCAGGACCAGCAATTTGGCTTCGACAAGGACAACAAGCTCCATGTTCCGACTTACTATGACGAGTCCGTCTACCCTCCCAAAAGCCTGGGTTCGTCGAAGTCTGAGTACCACTGGTACTTTTGCAACTACAACTACGCCGGATACGGCTACCAGAGCCTGAACTGGGCCGTAGGTGACGTGAAGCCGAAGAACCCTACTTGCGCGAAGGTGGATGTTGTGAGGAGATACTCTGCGGCCTATTAG